The DNA segment TTAGCTACGTTGGtggactgaagcaacttagaTTTACTTGATTATTTATCTTCTTTTTATTAAGAAAAACTATCAAATATCAGGCTTTCAGTTAATGTTTGTTTGTACATGTCTCAATCATCATTTCATTCTAAACTATTACATTTTACTAAATGTataaaactaatgttaaatatagcATGCAGCTGATATGTCAATGTATTTTATGTAAGTAGTCTGTTATAAAATATGATATATCAGAATTTCTtactttttggccatataaataacAGCAGCATGTTTTGGCTTAGACTGGGTCTTTCCGACTGTGGTCTTTCCcccaacttttattttatataaaatatgtatcagGCTTTAAAGGGTTTAACCATTTACGTACACGCTTTACCAAATATAACTGAATAGCACAATAATTTCTTGttaatttcttttactgtctatgacaaTAACACCGTGCTTCCGCAAAACAATAAACGAACGTAAATAATTTAGTAAATCTACCTATTTCACAAATGTTCATTTAATGCAAGTACTTCAATGAAATTAATTATCCCATAATGCATTTCGCTCAGATGGCAGATGGAATGGCGCCTTTACTAGCAGAGGCGGAACTGTAACTCACAACCATAACATTAACTTCCAGACAGCCTGTGTGGGTTTTGTTCTCACCGTGCGtattaaatatttgattcatATTATTGGGAAGATCATTGCACGTGCATGATGGCTCCGTTCGGCTTGATGTCAGTCGGTGCGAATCTTCTGGCGAAGTCTTTGGCTCTGTTCTCGAGCGCATCTGTTGTTAGGTGAGCATCATGCTTCAAGTTTAAGCTTATTGATGCATGACTTGTTTATTAGTTAATTTATCGTATATaatgtattgtatttaaatgcaGCTACAATAGAGACGGATATAGATTCATATTTTCACATTTGAACAGCCATACATATTAAAGTAATATATAGTGACAACGCTGCGTTAGCTCAGTAgctaaagttaaaatgtaaatttcttgTAAAGTGTAAGAAGCGTTTTGTGCTGTTTTtacataataatactaataatataacaCCAGTGACAGTTTTTGTACAGTGACAGTGCTTTGCAATTGTAGGTGTTCATGTGTAGCTCCAGTTTTAAAGAGTTTTAGCACCACAACCGGGGGTCCACCCAAGAGACCCCTGACAGCATACATTACATATGTGAAAGAGATGCATCCCAACATCAGCAGACAAAATCCAGGTATTGGAATAATTCTGGGTTACCGATGTATCCGCTTTAGTTGCAAGGCTACCTTGCATTTCTGATTTGTTTTGAAATAAGATAATGAACAATCTGTTTTGTTCAGGAGTCAAAAATGTGGATATTGTCCGAAAGTTAGCACAGCAGTGGAAAATGCTGACTCCTGAACAGAAGCAGGTACATTCTTgcttcatatatgtgtgtgttcatttgtttcagggtattttgtgtaaatattgtgtaaatttcagcttatattaaatgtttacatCTCCATtactgtattttgtgtgtgtgtgtgtgtgtggatccctTTCTAAAATTAAATGATAACTTTGCAAATTTAGtaaaagaaaaaactgaaataagtacaATGCATAAGGTATTAACTCCGTAATTAGCTGAAGCACCTTTATAGCCTCAAGTCTTTTGGGGGTATGATGCAACAAGCTTTGCACATCTGCCATTCTTCTCCTCCCCTCTTCACCTCTTAAGCTGTGTCCGGTTGGGTGGGGGGCCAGCAGACactttcaggtttctccagaaatgttTGATTGGGCTCAAGCTCAGGCTGTGGCTGGGCCTCTCAAGGGCATTCACGGAGTTGTCCGtaagccactcttgctgtgtgcttggggtcattgtcctgttggaaggggaaccttctgcccagtctgaggGCCTGAATGCTCTGGACTAGTTTTTCATTTAGGCTATCACTATGTTTTAGTGAACTGAGTTTTCCTTTTAATCTGACAAGTCCCTCAGTCTCTGCCACTGAAAAACACTCCCACCGTTTACTGTGGTACAGCTTACCAGTACTGTGCAGCTGATGAGCAGTGCCTGCTTAGAActgaggttcatcagaccagagaatcttgtTTCTCACAGTCTGAGAGCCctttaggtgtttttttatttttgcaaattccAAGCGGGTTTTCTTGGTGACAAGCGGAGTGGTGCCACACCGCCATAAAACCCAGATCAGTGGAGTGTTGCAGTGATATTTGTCGTCCTTCTCTGTGGTTTGGTCTTtactctgatgtttttttttagctgttagaccttttattaagGAGTGTGTGACTGTCCAAATCATAGCCATTGGATTGAATTTGCCACAGATGAACTCCACTTGAAGTGTAGTAACATCTACAAGTGATATTGGAATGATCCCGAGCTAAATTTCccagaaaatgtaattttttgctAATTATTTTCAAACTTGCGAAATAAATCACAAaggtttattgtttttttctctctctctgctttttgtTGTTGGTTTATAGAGTGTAGACTGATGCGAAAAATAATTCTTAAGTAGTTTAACATAAGGCAACAAAATATTAAGTTAAGAGCCAGTATTTAACAGAATGGAATTGATTTGTGGCATTTTTACCTTGGGCTGTATATATTTCATGGATACATTCAATTAAATTTGGTTATAAATCAGGTACAgaaagtgtttatttttcataatacTGCATATTCTCTCTTTATGTATATATGCTATTTATTGTTAGAAATAACACTCAATATCAATAATATATCATTGGCCATTAAAACAAATCTCATTCAGCCACtaatttgattttgatttcattGTGCAGCCTTTTCAGGATGCATCTTTGGCATCAAAGGAGCAATATAAGCTTGAGGTGGAGAAATACAAAGCCCAACTGAGTCCTGCACAGACTGCTGCTCTTGCGATAGAAAAACGACAAAAAGTGGCCAAACGAAAAGCATTCAGGAGAAAGAAGGTGAGTTTTGCCTACTATAATAACCCAATAAGACTCTTTacactgacaaaatgttattttattcccTTCTACACTATTTATAGTGTAGAAgggaataaaataacattttgtcaaGTTTGTTTTAATTTCTGAGTTCTTTAGAAATTAAGTATTAAGTATTTTGATGACCTTTGAAATAAAGGAATATTGTACTTCTTATTGCAGGAGTTGAACAGTCTTGGCAAGCCCAAACGCCCCAGGAGCGCCTTCAACATCTTCATGTCGGAGCACTTTGAGGAAGCAAAAGGAAATAATATGCAGGTGAAAATGGacttgtatacagtatatacagtttatacagaCTATTAAAACCAAAACAGATCTTCATACTATGAATTTTAGGTATTTCATACCATGTCTATTGGTTGCAACaactatttcattttttttttctttccagacAAAGATGAAGTCGCTAAGAGATGACTGGGAGCGTTTCAGTGCAACACAGAAACAAGTGAGTTTTACCTTGAGCATCTGTAGCTCAAGCTATGGCTCTGTTCCATCACCCAGTGCACTGCCTGCTGTCTTCTAAGGCACCTCATAAACTAGCTAATTTAAAAACACTACATGAGCAGTATCTCTGTGAATCATATAAATAGCACTCACAATTAGGGGTCACCACCAATTAATAAACTTGTGACAACATCGATATTACCAATTACACCTCACATTTGACAAGAACGTGTCTGTTAGCCATGCACAGGATTGCATCATTAGGGCTTTACGTCTTTCCCTTTCTTTGAATGAAACGAATGCTTGAAAATATAGTGGTTAAAATAGTTCATTTTGAATTTGGTTTAAAACACTATTTGCTACCATTCAAACATTCTGTACAATTTTTTCCTTccttttggaaagaaattaaagCTTTTTCATTCAGCAGTGATGCTTTAAATTTATCAAAGGTGAGAATAAAGACTTTTACcgttttgatttacaaatatttctattaataaatgctgttatctTGAACATTCTAAatttttccacaaaattattaagcagcaactgtttaacataaaaaattttttttgataaaattcagctttaccatcaaaggaacgaattacatttataaattaaaatagaaattgctgaaatgttttctgaGATTTCCTTCTCTGTGTAGGATACATGTGTTTGCTGCCTCAGATTTTCACTATAATTAGGCATTTTAGAAAAACTGAAAGCTTACTATGTTTTGAAAAAGATTCTTTATCTGACTTCACTGCTTTATTTTCAGATGTACATTCAGCTGGCAGAGGATGACAAAGTCCGTTACAAGAACGAAATAAAATCGTGGGAGGAACACATGATAGAGATTGGAAGGGAAGACCTTGTTCGGAGAAAAGAGAGGAGAGCCATCAAAGCCAATGCCACTAAAGACAGAAAGCAGAAATCCAAAGTAACAGTGCTAAAGGCAAAAGTGCCAAAAAAGAAGACTGAAACAGCAGTGAAAAAGACTGTGAAGAGCGCAAAGAAGTGAGATGATGTGTATGACTCTGTTAGACAGAGTGTGCTGTACAAAGGCCAGTTCCGtcctcaataaaaataaaaaaaaacctgtgctttCCGTTAGTAGAGCTGCATTTATATAGTGTTCAAAGCATGAAGGTTTTAAAACTGTGAAAACCGAGACCTTCATGATGTCTCGTCTtttcaggtattttttttttttttttttttactcactgtATCATGTAAACAATTGTTAGGTCCTGACATTTTTATAATGCTACATTGCTTTTAAGTTCCTCATGGATGAAGAATTCTTGAAGGCAAGAAGAATTTCTTGACTGGCTATAAAACTAAGACTGACATCAGTTTTCATTTGCTTCGTAGAATGAGTTTGTATATCATGCTTTAAAAGAGGACAACATGTTTTGTATAATGTCTTTacttacaaaataaacaaaaaatttttataaaagcaacagGAGGCATTTACAAAAGAATGCTACACAACTTCATTAAGAATTTCAAAAAAGTGCTaagattaaagttatagttcccctaattaaaaatatataactgaCTTTATTCTGTGTAAAACAAATTCAGGTAATTTCCATTCGACGCCTCAATCACTAAATGtgcaaatgtacatttaaatacattatatgggGGGAAAGCAccttaaatatttttcaaaattgcTCTTTTATAGCATAAAGGGTGAATAAATGTCCATTTTCagtttaggtgaactatccctttaaatacagaTAAAGTGGCCTCAGATAAACATTGGAAATTATCTTATAATGCAAGTGTCAACTCTGGACATGAAacttcacatttaaaaatgttacatttaacagatatttacattataatttgtaatattcTTAAGGGATAAAATCAGGACTTGGAAGCTGAGCTGGGATCAGACGGCAGTTTGGCTTCTAGCAGTAAAGTCTCAAAATCAGGTGAACACACCAGTTTGTGTGTGATGTTTCCCAGCACAGTCATGTCCCCGGTCAGGCCCTCtgacagacgcacacacacaagtTGCTGCAGATACAAAAACAATCATATCCCATGAAACACACTTCATGTTAAGAGATCTTCAGTCCATTTGAAGGACACCTCACTcgaaattataaaaacatatatactcataataataatcccactccagtccatcaattaaaagcttgaagagtaaaaaaaaagctgtgtttgtaagaaacaaatccatcattaaggtttTAACTTTAAATACCAGTCTATAAATCCATAATAATTAATAGTCTTGATGGTTTATTACGAACAcaatttttcacttcacaagatgttaactgatggactagagTCGTGTGgttaacttgtggattattgtggtgtttttatcagctgtttggacatactgacggcacccattcactgcagaggatccattggttagcaagtgatgtaaagctcaatttctccaaatctgtttcttctgaagaaacaaactcatcaacatcttgAATAGCCTGATGTTGAGTAAATTTTCAaccaattgtaatttttgggtgaactattgatttaataaattaaacagaTCCAGTCGACTTCAACATTAGCCGTGCAAAAATATAAACACCTGAATGCAACCATAAAGCCCAAACTCTACTTTCTTCCatgaaataaaaaagacattttataattacactgaTCAATGGATTCAAAAATCAACCAAATTTATTgtaaaagtggtccatatgacACCAATTATATAGTTGTATGAAAACTTTTAAGTTTACTTTAATGGTGATTTGTGATTAATGGTACATTTTGGAGACTAGCAGGGCCAGCTGTCACAATTTcactatatgtaaaaaaaaaaaaaaaagattttatatatatatatatattttaaagaatagcaATTAAATAATGGTTATAAACATGCTGAAACTAGATGAAAGCTGAATACTGAAGAATGACACTGTTTACATATTCTTGCATTATGTTtccaatatatatttgtttattaatataaactGATCTTACAGATGTTTTGGTCATTATGTCGAACAACTTTATACTGATGTGTTTTCAgaactgaaaagtttttttttttttttattctgctacATTGCaactattaaaaatgacaaatgcattaACTCACCTGTAGGAAAGAGAAGGCCGCTCCCTCTGAGACATCTAATGTAACGTTTCCCATGACCAGTTGGACTTTACCAGACTTTCTAATTTGCAGTTTTCCAATCAGGCCCTCTGAGAAGTCAGACAGCATAGGTACAGCGGCTTTATCAGGCTGATCCTGAAGAATGATATAAACACAGCATTAAAATCCTTAAGAGGACACTGCAGATGACAATAAATGAATGTGCTTTGAAATCATACTATGAAATTCCAGTGCGAACacacattcataaaaaacgtttcataaaaaacagccgaaaaagaatttggaaaataataatgaaaagtttaactttcAAAAGAGTAtcacaatatacagtaaatataggaTATGACACCTTATTAAGGCACAGTATGAAATCTTACAAGAGCTTTAATTTGCGATGAGCGCTTGTCTTCGGTCTTGCCATCCTTTCTGGTTTTCTCTAGGCTCGAGGTTTTAGGTTGACCGGGTATGGTATCAGGAAGTTGAATAAACAGTAGTTCTTCCTTATCTGAAACACTCAGCTGATGAAACAGCTCTCCAACCGTTGGCTGCTGCGGGCATGCAAGCGTGCCCCTCACTGGCACAGAGTATGTCTGCTCAGCTCTGGCTGATTTCAGTGCGTTATTAGATGCTGTCTCTTCTTTAACTGCAGAAATATCTTGGATTTAGTTCTTTGTTTACTGTAAACGGAACAAAAACTAGCATCAAAACAAGCCATAAACTGTAACTTACATGAACTAGCTGCATCCATTGACAAAAAGCTGCATGACTGATAGAATGGAAGTCTGATTGGTCTTTGCTTGGGATCATTTTTTAATCCAGGATCATCCAAAAACTGCTCAATTAAAGcaggaaaaatattaaaatgctacTGATTAACTTTCAAGACTCCAAGAAATACGTAAAACGATAAAGGCTCGTTGGGGCTTACATCATCTCGTTTGAGTTTTTGCAAGATTTCATCGTCATCATCCTCAgtatttttcttttcctttttaagGCATTTTGTGACAAGTGCAGGATCACAGTCACTCAGGGTAGAGCTGCTCCAGTTACCTGTAAGATCAAAAACAGGCACACAAAAGTGACTTGATGAAAttgtatttgatatttaatattcattGTACTGCAATGAGTCAGAAGtcccaattatttatttatgtatttctatagcacttttcacaatgcaCATATCATGCCTTATAGTAGCATTTTGCAGATCAGATTGAGGAGCAATAATGTTTGATATAAACatcaagcagttgagatttgttataatttatattttaataataatttatactatTTGCAAATAAAGTTGGATATACTTATAAATCAAACTTCATATATAGAGCTgtgcgattaaaaaaaaaaaaaataacattgtgaCAATATAAACAGCCAAACAGTTGCGATTTTCTATATAGTACAATATTGCTGCATTACGGGAGTTTAATGTATGTACataggtaaaaataaatatgctTACAGTAGTTGTAAGTTGGCGTTATCATTTTGTTTTACATAGTGATACTGAGGATTATATTGAGAATTTATAATGACTTGATGTAGTGACAAGCCTAATTACTACATTGGGAAGCACATCACCATTAAGGTTAAATGATGCATAAGAATGACAGGGTTAAAACTGCAATCATAACACCCACCCCTCAACAATTTAACAGAGTTAACGGAGTCAGTAACTGAGTGCTTTAAAAATGTGCTTTACCTGGCTTCCTGTAGGTGTCTGCTGGACCCTGCTCAAAGATGGAGTGAGACTGAATTGTCAGAGGCTTTTCTCGCCACCgtctctctctttgtctgtcttccttctctcttctctttttctttgGTGCAGTGTGACACTCCTCCTGTAACCTCCAGAATACAAGTGATTTATACAGTAAAGCCacaaagagatatatatatatactgtgtgtgtaatatatatatatatatatatatatacacacacacacacacatttttttcagataaaagctgaagattaaatgaaaatgagtctCTTATTTAAAATCTGGGAGGAAAAAAGGGTTTGAACTACTTATTAAATTTCAGTTAACGGATTAAAAACTGATTCAGCTTTGTGTTTgtaacttcaattaaaaatgttaaatgggtcttatgatgttgctaaaaagaacaatttcgtgtatttggtgtaattaaatgtttttatgcgatttaaggataaaaaaaaaaacatgttattttccatataatgtacattattgtttctcctctatgccccgcctttctgaaatgagttttttttttttttttttttacaaagctggtaggtctgaaaagcaaggtgtgctctgattggccagctatccagtacgTTATGATTGGCTGAATGCTTCAATCGTGTGACAAAAATATTACGCCCGTTACTATACGGTGATGCGTGTCCTGGTCGGAACACCGGCTCGatgtgaaaaaaacaataaaacccattacatcTCCACAACATTGCGCCGGCAGCAACAGCAAGAATCAaaggttatgccttctttctttgtgtgaacattttggtagcgttatgcaaatcttcccacattgtgatgtagaaatgtgggggcgtgtttatatgaggcgttttaggaggacatggacgagtcttaacttttaaaaagaatatctctttgggtttgagactatAGTCtcagcaactttacagatcttctttatgcaccaagagtttgtaacactccaaagagaaaggaaaacttgaaattgcatcaaatGACCACTTTAAGGAAATATGAACATGGCAAGTATGACAAATAAAGTTTATTACAAGGTTTAAAATACTTACCCATCTTTAGTTTTGCGAATAGAGTGAACATTCGGTACAAAGGTTTTCtgtaggaaaaaataaataaaaactaatatatatatatatatatatatatatatatatatatatatatatatatatatatatatatatatatatatatatatatatatatattatactaaatTATCTACATCAGACAGCCCTCTATCTAAAATTGGAATAGTATTTAAGATGTTGTACtgaaaacattacagtaaaatatgtattattttctaTAAAGCTGCTTTTAAACAGTGTGCATTGTGAAAATAACTCCGACTTCATCTAATATCTTTGTGTTTTAAACAAAGTTTAGAACAGCATCTGATATTGAACCATTGACATTAGAAGGTGAAACCTTTCTATAGCCACCCAGAGTCAGATCTCTGGAGCGCAGAGAGGTCAGTCTGCCTGGTGGAGGTGGATTCACTGATACTCGGCCTGGCAGTCCTCGACCCAAAGCAAATGATGGTCTGAAAGAGGCAGATGAGCTGGCTTCTGCATCCACATCTCCATGTTCAGACATCCTGTGAGACCCAGAATCACTTACTGAAAACAACAACTCCTAGTGAGATGCCTTCATAGACATTTGTTTTGGTGATTTCTCAGAGTGGTACAATGGCAAAAAGAGCCTCGGAGAGTTATGGGTGTTATATAAAACAAACGTTCATTCAAACACAATTGCTGCGCGCGGCTCCATTTTGTTAGCAACCTAAGCTATCAAAACAAAGCCTTTAATACCAGTGTATGCCATTTGCACCGGCGGATTTGGAAAAGCGCTGGAATCATGACGGAAATACTTCTGTACCGAATAACATTAATTATAAGTGAAATTAAAGACCGTACGTACTTGAAATTGGTGTAAACACTTTAAATCATATCTGTTAAATTCGTCCAGCTGACAGCTAACGTTACATCCTTGCAGGATCATCATTGGTCACGTGATACGGATTTACCAAAGAATAAACTCACAAaagaattatatttaattatacatgtattatattatattactctcTACTGTTGTTATTTTATCACattaatgaataatatattttaatgcataatattgtaaaatgtttttagtcTATATTCATCTCATATGGTCTTATATTGTCATAATTGTCTTACTATTAAACTAAACTATTTTATTACttctatattattaatattgtgttacatatttaaacatccttttaatgtttaattaataaataattcatactttggcctatataataataatgtatagcatttatattgtaaaatatgtaaaaattatttttagacaTCTTTTGTGGCTTTATAATTGCCTTGAcattaaactgtgtgtgtgtgtgttggagcaaaactctgctGGGCTCTGGTCCCCCAGGAATTAAGTCTTAGAACTCTTGTtctaaggtgtgcaattattttcagggaaacccacggcaaacacacacacacacacacggaaacaTACACGAGCACAGAAACGTCTTATCAGCGCTGCTCTGTCGATCAGTAAAATAGTTTAGCTTAACTTAAAAGCTTCTTGATGTTTCGCACTAATAATGGCGCTGTTCTTGAAGATGAGCAGCTGTGGATAAGATGCGTAAGAAAATAATCCTGCTAATAAGTGTGTTTTAAGGACAAGACCTGACGAATGTCTTTATATACAACATGTGAAAAATATGTGAGGTGTGGTAACCGTGGTATAAGCGGTATAATTTATCCGGTCCATTGAGTttttagaaaataatgcacacccgaggtgtaatggttaaataaaataataaatcaatttttccatacatataaatattttaatattatattgttttatattttatttatttgtagtaatAAATAGGTACATTTATTTGgaacacattttttaataaatgaaacgggggggggggggggggttgcaatTGTTGCGGCAAATTATAATTGTAAAAGTAGTTTAGCTTTATTTCATATAGTCTTATACGGTGTCTTAAGCTGTTTATTATTAGTATGAAATCACCACTCATCAGATCAA comes from the Carassius carassius chromosome 39, fCarCar2.1, whole genome shotgun sequence genome and includes:
- the LOC132121265 gene encoding transcription factor A, mitochondrial-like, yielding MMAPFGLMSVGANLLAKSLALFSSASVVRCSCVAPVLKSFSTTTGGPPKRPLTAYITYVKEMHPNISRQNPGVKNVDIVRKLAQQWKMLTPEQKQPFQDASLASKEQYKLEVEKYKAQLSPAQTAALAIEKRQKVAKRKAFRRKKELNSLGKPKRPRSAFNIFMSEHFEEAKGNNMQTKMKSLRDDWERFSATQKQMYIQLAEDDKVRYKNEIKSWEEHMIEIGREDLVRRKERRAIKANATKDRKQKSKVTVLKAKVPKKKTETAVKKTVKSAKK
- the LOC132121264 gene encoding DNA-directed RNA polymerase III subunit RPC4-like: MSEHGDVDAEASSSASFRPSFALGRGLPGRVSVNPPPPGRLTSLRSRDLTLGGYRKKTFVPNVHSIRKTKDGLQEECHTAPKKKRREKEDRQRERRWREKPLTIQSHSIFEQGPADTYRKPGNWSSSTLSDCDPALVTKCLKKEKKNTEDDDDEILQKLKRDDFLDDPGLKNDPKQRPIRLPFYQSCSFLSMDAASSFKEETASNNALKSARAEQTYSVPVRGTLACPQQPTVGELFHQLSVSDKEELLFIQLPDTIPGQPKTSSLEKTRKDGKTEDKRSSQIKALDQPDKAAVPMLSDFSEGLIGKLQIRKSGKVQLVMGNVTLDVSEGAAFSFLQQLVCVRLSEGLTGDMTVLGNITHKLVCSPDFETLLLEAKLPSDPSSASKS